In a single window of the Coprothermobacter proteolyticus DSM 5265 genome:
- a CDS encoding flavodoxin domain-containing protein, whose amino-acid sequence MQVQVIYVSRHGASKRYAEAIAEALDGEAQSVEQVESFWGDAIVFVAGVYNHKLNPDMLEFIQTHRSDLYGRMWAGVAISLIEDERTWNGGKIGGPIYVRQYLGLFDRPPLALANFPGAVDLDQLTEEEKSNIQELFQIMGEDPHSVDNVDTEKVWTLSNRIKEIARQC is encoded by the coding sequence ATGCAGGTACAGGTGATTTATGTTAGCAGGCATGGAGCTTCAAAGCGTTATGCTGAAGCCATTGCTGAAGCACTTGATGGTGAAGCTCAATCGGTGGAACAAGTGGAGTCTTTTTGGGGAGATGCCATTGTCTTCGTTGCCGGGGTGTACAATCACAAATTAAATCCAGACATGTTGGAGTTTATACAGACACACAGAAGTGATCTTTATGGAAGAATGTGGGCCGGTGTGGCTATCAGTCTCATCGAAGACGAGAGAACATGGAATGGTGGAAAAATAGGCGGACCCATCTATGTCCGACAGTACTTGGGTCTATTTGATAGGCCTCCTTTGGCTCTTGCCAATTTCCCAGGGGCTGTAGATCTAGATCAGCTTACCGAAGAAGAAAAGTCAAATATTCAAGAACTGTTTCAAATCATGGGTGAGGATCCTCATTCAGTGGACAATGTAGACACCGAGAAGGTTTGGACATTATCTAACCGCATAAAAGAAATAGCTCGTCAGTGCTAA
- a CDS encoding indolepyruvate oxidoreductase subunit beta: MVYNIVLTGVGGQGILTAAKVLGKAAMMAGYYAAVGEIHGLAQRGGSVIGFVRISENPVASTVPEGTADLLLSFEPLEAIRYINYAKKGTTFIVNEAKMVPVSANLGSTVYPSLEEIRKNLEEFGPCHMFDATALAKSLGSTIYVNSVMLGKSASVLSFLLPKEVIEKALEEVLPRDLENNLKAFDLGYQVS; encoded by the coding sequence GTGGTATACAACATTGTTTTAACTGGCGTAGGTGGTCAAGGCATACTTACTGCCGCGAAGGTTTTGGGAAAAGCCGCAATGATGGCAGGCTACTATGCCGCAGTGGGTGAAATTCACGGTTTAGCTCAAAGAGGGGGCTCAGTTATTGGTTTTGTTCGTATTTCGGAAAATCCTGTTGCCTCCACAGTACCAGAGGGTACTGCAGATTTGCTTCTCTCTTTTGAGCCACTAGAAGCCATTCGCTACATAAACTATGCTAAAAAAGGTACCACATTCATAGTGAACGAGGCTAAGATGGTTCCTGTATCGGCAAACCTGGGTAGCACTGTCTATCCGTCGTTAGAAGAGATTCGCAAAAACCTAGAGGAGTTTGGGCCTTGTCATATGTTTGATGCTACGGCCTTGGCAAAGAGCCTGGGAAGTACCATTTACGTGAACAGTGTCATGCTGGGAAAGTCTGCTTCTGTACTGTCATTCTTACTTCCCAAAGAAGTCATTGAAAAAGCGCTTGAAGAAGTGCTGCCAAGAGACCTCGAAAACAACTTAAAGGCTTTTGATTTAGGCTACCAAGTTAGTTAG
- the pdo gene encoding protein disulfide oxidoreductase, whose protein sequence is MAILKESDKKEVQKRLAVMNKTVKVITFLPESDIIVPGRRECMYCNEVKELMSDLVATTDKLSLVLIDPLKQPETAQEYGLKKDSLGFMYPAITFSVLEDDGQEKHYNIWFYGIPAGYEFATLLDDIILLSTGNVKLNKALLPQLAAINTKVTMDVFVTPTCPYCPKAVFTAHQFAYFNPNFTGNMIEASEFEELTNRWNVYGVPKTVINEKIEVEGAVPENLMLDYVKNALL, encoded by the coding sequence ATGGCAATTTTGAAAGAATCTGACAAAAAAGAGGTCCAAAAAAGACTCGCTGTCATGAACAAAACAGTAAAGGTAATTACATTTTTACCTGAAAGTGATATTATCGTGCCCGGACGTCGTGAATGTATGTACTGCAACGAAGTAAAAGAACTTATGTCAGATCTTGTGGCTACAACTGATAAACTTTCCTTAGTTTTGATCGACCCACTAAAGCAACCTGAAACTGCTCAAGAATACGGCCTAAAGAAAGATTCGCTCGGTTTCATGTACCCAGCGATAACATTCTCTGTCTTGGAAGATGATGGACAAGAAAAACACTACAACATTTGGTTCTATGGCATTCCTGCCGGATACGAGTTTGCAACACTTCTGGACGACATCATACTGCTTTCAACAGGTAATGTGAAACTTAATAAAGCTTTGCTACCTCAACTGGCTGCCATAAACACTAAGGTTACAATGGATGTGTTCGTAACACCTACGTGCCCCTATTGCCCCAAAGCAGTCTTCACAGCTCACCAGTTTGCTTATTTCAACCCAAATTTCACAGGAAATATGATAGAAGCCAGCGAGTTTGAAGAACTTACAAACCGCTGGAACGTCTACGGTGTTCCAAAGACTGTCATAAACGAAAAAATAGAGGTGGAAGGTGCCGTACCAGAGAACCTGATGCTTGACTACGTCAAAAACGCACTACTCTGA
- a CDS encoding elongation factor G: MGLSEKTITVAVVGSVKSGKTTLVENLLAKAGVIDKPGKVESKNTVSDFDPFEQERQISINLTVEPLVWKNVKINFLDTPGFLDFKMDSMSAIKFSDAVLFVVDGSSDIGVTTEMLWDYYLNLEQKKPALFFLNKMDKAEADQSRVVDQIRSLLSNRAAPLSVHANDKVVSVFDDLSGLPEELRNAAAEYKEMVLDAVAEADDVVLEKYLSGEEITQEELSRCFKSAMANGNFFPIMAGSCINDSGLENVLDFLSENVSPLPVSDFPNADTVGIVLKTYMDPYVGRISVIKMLKGSLTTGSQLWNPDTEQLITIPKVSFIVGKKIVDAETVAAPDIGAIVKVEELATNSVLCTPNVKVDVPRLDVPQPLLPKAIEPKTKSDQEKLLSSLHKIQTEDPSFIVFYDREMKQTVIEVQGEMQLNAILGKLHDRYHVEVTLAPREVPYRETIKGRAQAQGRYVKQTGGHGQYGVVFIEIWPTERSAGYEFEDAIFGGAIPNNYIPSVDKGIRERMSKGVIAGYPVVDVHVKLFDGKYHPVDSSDMAFQIAGSLAFQEAFMNAKPILLEPIYKITIKVPEELVGDIMGDINARRGRVLGISAEGKWQVITAEVPYAEIIEYAKDFMSITGGRGIYNTEFVRYEEVPPNIAEQIIEKRKAILEKEKAE, from the coding sequence ATGGGGTTATCTGAAAAAACGATTACTGTTGCTGTAGTGGGGTCAGTAAAGAGTGGTAAAACAACTCTTGTAGAGAACCTATTAGCAAAGGCAGGGGTGATCGACAAACCAGGCAAGGTCGAGTCGAAAAACACTGTGAGCGACTTTGATCCCTTTGAACAGGAGAGACAGATTTCCATCAACCTGACAGTGGAACCACTAGTTTGGAAAAATGTAAAAATCAATTTTTTAGATACACCAGGTTTCTTGGACTTCAAAATGGATTCCATGTCAGCAATCAAGTTTTCTGACGCAGTCCTATTCGTGGTGGACGGTTCATCTGACATCGGTGTTACTACAGAAATGCTTTGGGATTATTACCTAAACCTTGAACAAAAGAAACCGGCATTATTTTTCCTAAATAAGATGGATAAGGCCGAGGCAGATCAAAGTAGAGTAGTTGATCAAATACGTTCACTACTCTCCAATAGAGCTGCACCTTTATCTGTACACGCTAATGATAAAGTTGTTAGCGTCTTCGACGACTTATCAGGCTTACCAGAGGAATTGAGAAACGCTGCAGCTGAGTACAAAGAAATGGTTCTAGATGCAGTGGCAGAAGCTGATGATGTTGTATTAGAAAAGTACTTGTCCGGAGAAGAGATTACCCAGGAGGAGCTTAGCAGGTGCTTCAAGAGTGCCATGGCAAACGGAAATTTCTTCCCAATAATGGCAGGCTCATGCATCAATGATAGCGGCCTAGAGAATGTTCTGGATTTCCTTTCAGAGAATGTATCTCCTCTACCTGTGTCTGATTTTCCTAATGCTGACACCGTGGGCATAGTCCTGAAAACTTATATGGACCCTTATGTGGGTCGCATAAGCGTTATAAAGATGCTGAAGGGATCACTAACTACGGGATCTCAGCTCTGGAATCCAGACACAGAACAGTTGATAACCATACCCAAGGTTTCATTCATCGTGGGTAAGAAAATAGTCGATGCAGAAACAGTTGCGGCTCCCGACATCGGCGCCATAGTTAAGGTAGAGGAATTGGCAACTAACTCTGTACTCTGTACACCCAACGTGAAAGTGGATGTACCACGCCTTGATGTACCACAACCACTTCTTCCAAAAGCCATTGAACCTAAAACAAAATCAGACCAGGAGAAGTTGCTAAGTAGCTTACATAAGATACAAACAGAAGATCCTTCCTTCATAGTTTTCTACGATCGCGAAATGAAGCAAACAGTTATCGAAGTTCAAGGAGAAATGCAGTTGAACGCAATATTAGGAAAACTACATGATCGCTATCACGTTGAAGTGACTTTGGCACCACGAGAAGTACCTTATAGAGAAACCATAAAAGGGCGAGCGCAAGCCCAGGGTAGATACGTAAAGCAAACGGGCGGTCACGGCCAGTACGGAGTAGTGTTCATAGAAATTTGGCCTACTGAAAGATCAGCTGGCTACGAATTTGAAGATGCCATTTTTGGAGGAGCCATACCCAACAACTACATACCTTCGGTAGATAAAGGCATACGTGAGCGTATGAGCAAAGGCGTTATTGCCGGATACCCCGTTGTTGATGTACACGTAAAGTTGTTCGACGGAAAGTACCACCCAGTAGATTCTTCAGATATGGCTTTCCAAATTGCTGGATCTTTAGCATTCCAAGAAGCTTTCATGAACGCAAAGCCCATTCTTCTGGAACCCATTTACAAAATCACCATTAAAGTTCCAGAGGAATTGGTAGGTGACATAATGGGTGACATAAATGCTCGCAGAGGTAGAGTCCTTGGAATCAGTGCTGAAGGAAAATGGCAAGTCATCACCGCTGAAGTGCCTTACGCAGAGATTATTGAGTATGCTAAAGATTTTATGTCCATTACCGGAGGGCGTGGCATCTACAACACGGAATTTGTACGTTACGAAGAAGTACCACCCAACATTGCTGAACAAATCATCGAAAAGCGGAAAGCCATATTAGAAAAAGAAAAAGCAGAATAA
- a CDS encoding iron-sulfur cluster assembly scaffold protein → MSIKYNPKVIEHFKNPHNQGVIENPDAEALVGSPACGDQIAIYLKINNDVIEDIKFESYGCASNIATASIVTDLAKGKTLEEALSIKWTEAVQELGGLPPVKYHCSVLAVDGLRAAIKDYLRKTGRLPEEELSSDLVREELYHVIYPPQGLDIVSLKRVKYIGVDDGKVRIEISFAHDDPYLQEIIDEIKEKVSDLPGVKDIEVVNQGRGDL, encoded by the coding sequence ATGTCGATAAAATACAATCCTAAAGTAATTGAACATTTTAAAAACCCACATAACCAAGGGGTTATAGAAAATCCTGATGCGGAAGCTCTTGTGGGAAGCCCCGCATGTGGGGATCAGATAGCCATTTATTTGAAGATAAACAACGATGTCATCGAGGACATAAAATTTGAATCTTACGGTTGTGCCAGCAACATAGCTACAGCTTCCATTGTTACTGATTTGGCGAAAGGGAAGACCTTAGAAGAAGCACTGTCCATCAAGTGGACAGAGGCAGTCCAGGAACTTGGAGGACTTCCTCCTGTTAAGTACCATTGTTCAGTGCTTGCTGTGGACGGTTTAAGAGCGGCTATCAAGGACTATCTTAGAAAAACGGGTCGTCTTCCTGAAGAAGAACTTAGCTCCGATTTAGTGCGGGAGGAACTTTACCATGTGATTTACCCGCCTCAGGGTTTGGACATAGTGTCTTTGAAGCGTGTAAAATACATTGGAGTTGACGATGGGAAAGTCAGAATAGAAATCTCCTTTGCTCACGATGATCCCTATTTGCAGGAAATTATCGATGAGATAAAAGAAAAAGTCTCTGACTTGCCCGGAGTAAAAGACATTGAAGTAGTAAATCAGGGAAGGGGTGATCTTTAG
- a CDS encoding cysteine desulfurase family protein, whose product MRAYFDHCRSTYVDKSVIDEMIPWWTEKYWAPSSFTYTGTTAAEAIENSQMAYAKFFGGKPDEVHFAPSHAVANNIAIQGVLNNVESGTVPHVITTSIEHGTTMDLVKQLEKLGKIKVTYLPVDSNGLVDLDALSESLGKDTVLVTMAAVNYMVGTIQPVKDISKIIRDVNPEVLIHYDLTWALGRLADLALAPYADIITASIERIHGPKGVTALWVKKGVPVKGPIYGSQAYSRIVPGTPDVPSIVGAAKALELMQDGLEQKIEHMKHIRNRLINETMELVPETLLNGPEGDLRSPSNVCLTFRYVEGESVEMYLDMEDITVDTGSACANPFLEANHVILAMYGDYERAHGAIRMTFTWTTTDEEVDKFLEVIPGIVAKLRKISPLAPKVYKE is encoded by the coding sequence GTGAGAGCTTATTTTGACCACTGCAGATCCACTTATGTGGATAAAAGTGTTATTGATGAAATGATACCATGGTGGACCGAGAAGTACTGGGCCCCGTCTTCCTTTACCTATACCGGAACTACGGCAGCAGAAGCTATTGAGAACAGCCAGATGGCTTACGCAAAGTTCTTTGGAGGAAAACCTGACGAGGTTCACTTTGCACCCAGCCACGCTGTGGCCAATAACATTGCCATCCAGGGTGTACTTAATAACGTTGAAAGTGGTACGGTTCCCCACGTCATAACAACGTCTATTGAACACGGAACTACCATGGATTTGGTGAAGCAACTTGAGAAGCTCGGGAAAATCAAGGTTACTTACTTACCGGTGGATTCAAACGGCTTAGTGGATTTAGATGCGCTAAGTGAGAGTCTTGGAAAAGACACAGTGCTTGTAACCATGGCTGCTGTGAACTACATGGTAGGTACTATTCAACCGGTTAAGGATATTAGTAAGATTATTAGGGACGTAAACCCAGAAGTGCTTATTCATTATGATTTGACCTGGGCTTTGGGAAGATTGGCAGATCTTGCTTTAGCACCCTATGCTGACATTATTACGGCCAGCATAGAAAGAATACATGGTCCAAAAGGTGTCACGGCCTTGTGGGTGAAAAAAGGCGTACCTGTAAAAGGTCCCATATACGGTAGTCAGGCTTATTCGAGAATTGTCCCTGGTACCCCTGACGTGCCATCCATTGTGGGTGCTGCAAAAGCATTGGAGCTTATGCAAGACGGATTGGAACAGAAGATAGAACACATGAAACACATACGCAATCGTTTGATCAATGAAACCATGGAACTGGTTCCAGAAACATTGCTAAACGGTCCTGAGGGGGACTTAAGGTCGCCTAGCAATGTCTGTCTCACCTTTAGATATGTGGAAGGCGAATCAGTGGAGATGTACCTGGATATGGAAGATATAACGGTGGATACTGGCTCCGCCTGTGCAAATCCATTCTTAGAGGCAAACCACGTCATACTTGCCATGTACGGAGACTATGAAAGGGCTCACGGTGCCATCAGGATGACCTTTACGTGGACCACCACTGATGAAGAAGTAGACAAATTCTTGGAAGTAATTCCAGGTATTGTGGCAAAGCTTCGCAAGATTAGTCCGTTAGCACCAAAGGTTTATAAGGAGTGA
- a CDS encoding metal-sensitive transcriptional regulator: MKTNDGPAYGDEVLQMVKTAVGQLSAVERMLSDGVCCTEVATQIAAVQGLMKKIVSLMVRDRMAKCLPEKGSEELSKALQVLIEKTSK; the protein is encoded by the coding sequence ATGAAAACAAATGACGGACCTGCTTATGGAGATGAAGTACTTCAAATGGTTAAAACAGCTGTAGGGCAACTTTCTGCGGTGGAACGCATGCTTTCTGATGGTGTTTGCTGCACTGAGGTCGCTACTCAAATTGCTGCTGTGCAGGGGCTTATGAAGAAAATAGTTTCTCTTATGGTCCGAGACCGTATGGCTAAATGCTTACCCGAGAAGGGCAGCGAAGAACTATCAAAAGCTTTGCAGGTCCTGATTGAAAAAACAAGTAAGTAA
- a CDS encoding MFS transporter, whose protein sequence is MQIIAALRRYRTALTENPAPLLWFSVASFLYFMGFSFYFTVFNLYLSEIGFTQSVIGTVLSARSFGSVLMTIPAALIINRIGYRYNFLTAMGLAVAVQVLILLTKSVPMLVLLGGLLGTADALFMIGISPFIMDHTKEEYRNELFSLNNALHTFAFAGGSFLTFISGFLGVRDPIALYRGIMWTGVLCASLGMVIVTLKVHTSLRISLSNPFTRERLGSLRGFTPLLIVLIVPRTLVGLGASLIIPFMNLYFKDIFTLPGPQIGLIYTLGQLATAAGMLLVPLVVRRLGKVRTVVITELFSLPFMFILAKAGSLAYAIPSFLIRQALMNMSTPVSQQFNMENNACAF, encoded by the coding sequence ATGCAAATTATCGCCGCCCTAAGAAGATACAGAACAGCGCTAACAGAGAATCCTGCGCCGCTGCTATGGTTTTCTGTTGCTAGTTTTTTGTATTTCATGGGTTTTTCGTTTTACTTCACAGTTTTTAACTTGTACTTATCTGAAATTGGTTTTACTCAGTCTGTGATTGGCACGGTGCTAAGTGCACGTTCATTTGGGTCCGTGTTAATGACCATACCAGCTGCCCTGATAATAAACAGAATAGGTTACCGCTATAACTTTCTAACTGCCATGGGCCTTGCTGTCGCAGTCCAGGTTTTAATCCTCCTAACAAAGTCAGTTCCCATGTTGGTATTATTAGGGGGGCTTTTGGGGACGGCAGATGCTTTGTTCATGATAGGAATTTCCCCTTTTATTATGGACCACACCAAAGAGGAGTACAGGAATGAACTTTTTTCCTTGAACAATGCATTACACACCTTTGCTTTTGCTGGTGGTTCTTTTCTCACATTTATCTCTGGTTTCCTGGGTGTAAGAGATCCTATTGCCCTTTATAGGGGAATCATGTGGACTGGTGTTTTGTGTGCTTCCTTGGGCATGGTGATCGTAACCTTAAAGGTGCATACTTCATTGCGAATATCACTGAGCAATCCTTTCACCAGAGAGCGACTTGGGAGCCTTCGTGGGTTTACGCCTTTACTTATCGTGCTCATTGTACCAAGAACTTTAGTTGGTCTCGGCGCAAGTTTGATTATTCCATTCATGAATCTCTACTTTAAGGATATTTTCACTTTACCCGGTCCTCAGATTGGGCTCATCTACACTCTTGGTCAGTTGGCCACGGCGGCTGGAATGTTATTAGTTCCACTAGTAGTGAGACGCCTCGGCAAGGTACGTACAGTAGTAATCACAGAGCTTTTCTCTTTGCCGTTCATGTTTATTCTCGCAAAAGCCGGTTCTCTGGCATACGCTATACCATCTTTTCTTATTAGGCAAGCCCTCATGAACATGTCTACACCGGTTTCTCAGCAGTTTAATATGGAGAATAACGCCTGTGCATTTTAG
- the argR gene encoding arginine repressor — translation MERSKRTTAERLKTLREIIKTEPTSTQQELVEKLKQAGFKVTQSTVSRDLKKIGAMKVFLPDGTYEYTLPEATSLTIDERIVTIVKKSILDMQYRSPILVIKTVPGTARSVARAIDSLQLKKAIGSIAGDDTVFVLAQDDVGAFEIKEKLHDIMEK, via the coding sequence ATGGAACGGAGCAAGAGAACTACAGCGGAAAGACTTAAGACGCTTCGAGAGATCATCAAGACAGAACCTACATCTACCCAGCAGGAGTTAGTGGAGAAATTAAAGCAAGCTGGGTTTAAAGTCACCCAAAGTACAGTATCAAGGGACCTCAAAAAAATAGGAGCAATGAAAGTATTCTTACCTGATGGTACCTACGAGTATACCTTGCCTGAGGCAACCTCACTGACTATTGACGAACGCATTGTAACCATTGTAAAGAAAAGTATTTTGGACATGCAGTACCGCTCCCCCATATTGGTTATAAAAACGGTACCCGGTACAGCAAGAAGCGTAGCGCGTGCTATAGATTCCTTGCAGCTAAAGAAAGCCATTGGGAGCATAGCTGGTGATGATACGGTCTTTGTTCTTGCTCAAGATGATGTAGGAGCGTTCGAGATAAAGGAGAAATTGCATGATATAATGGAAAAGTAG
- the iorA gene encoding indolepyruvate ferredoxin oxidoreductase subunit alpha encodes MSFLDETGSDLLLGNEAIARGALEADVACVAAYPGTPSTEVTETLSKYAKETGVYVEYSTNEKVALEVATAFSWSNLRAMATMKHVGLNVAADTFMSLAYQGAVAGLVILTADDPGMWSSQNEQDNRIFGKFAGVPVLVPSDPQEAKDFTKIAFELSESIGAPVLLRSTTRVSHTRSPVTFSSLGENVRQGNRRKGTFKPDIVRFVSLPANAKKNHPKVLQRLDQAISFSRNHELNRLEGSGKVGVITQGVEYLYVKEAERDLGTQLNILKLGMVYPLDKELIVEFAKQLDVLLVVEELEPFLEEMIKAILYEAGLSVPVHGKDVLPRVDELNYWKVRNALERILNLPVTEPQIAQVPSLPPRPPVLCPGCAHRNVFYMVKKTERKSVKPSDIGCYTLGALDPLKAIDTCIAMGASVGLGSGMAKAQEERVISTIGDSTFFHTGLPALVNAVYNRSKLTLIVLDNRITAMTGHQPNPSTGITASGDIGAHLDIEQVARGLGVDYVKSVDPYDLQALEEAIKEANEYTVAVIVAKQPCALLRQRQLQRRGERAPLYAVEEEKCTGCRVCVNLLGCPALVFDRDKKKVSIDEDLCAGCSACAQVCPYNAIYEKSIEGEKNFDVVSDESRARWQQWYTTLF; translated from the coding sequence ATGTCATTTCTAGATGAAACGGGCTCTGATCTTTTGTTAGGTAATGAAGCCATTGCTAGGGGGGCTTTGGAAGCGGATGTAGCATGCGTAGCCGCTTATCCGGGAACTCCTTCCACAGAGGTCACCGAGACGTTGAGCAAATATGCGAAGGAGACGGGTGTATATGTGGAATACTCTACAAATGAAAAGGTTGCCCTGGAAGTGGCTACGGCTTTTTCGTGGTCAAACCTAAGAGCCATGGCAACCATGAAACATGTAGGGCTTAATGTTGCAGCAGATACGTTCATGTCGCTTGCCTATCAGGGAGCGGTAGCAGGCTTAGTGATTTTGACCGCTGACGATCCAGGAATGTGGAGTTCACAAAACGAGCAAGATAACCGAATTTTCGGCAAATTCGCAGGAGTTCCTGTACTTGTTCCTTCAGATCCTCAGGAGGCTAAAGATTTTACTAAGATAGCTTTCGAACTTAGTGAATCGATTGGTGCACCGGTTCTTCTAAGGAGTACAACCCGAGTTAGTCATACGCGAAGTCCTGTAACGTTTTCCTCGTTAGGTGAAAACGTTAGGCAAGGAAACCGGAGGAAGGGAACTTTTAAGCCCGACATTGTCAGGTTCGTAAGTTTACCAGCCAACGCCAAGAAAAATCATCCTAAAGTGCTGCAGCGGTTGGACCAAGCTATCAGTTTTTCACGTAACCATGAGCTCAATAGGTTAGAAGGGTCAGGTAAAGTTGGCGTAATCACACAGGGCGTGGAGTATCTCTATGTAAAGGAAGCGGAACGTGACTTAGGCACCCAGTTAAACATACTTAAACTGGGCATGGTTTATCCGCTGGATAAAGAATTGATAGTTGAGTTTGCCAAACAGTTGGATGTCTTGCTGGTGGTAGAGGAGCTAGAACCATTTTTGGAAGAAATGATCAAAGCAATACTTTACGAAGCAGGGTTGAGCGTGCCGGTGCATGGGAAAGACGTGCTCCCCAGAGTTGACGAGCTTAATTACTGGAAAGTCCGCAATGCTCTAGAAAGGATTCTGAACCTACCAGTGACAGAGCCACAAATAGCTCAGGTGCCTTCACTTCCTCCTCGACCTCCAGTGCTTTGTCCAGGCTGTGCGCATAGAAACGTTTTTTACATGGTTAAGAAAACGGAAAGGAAATCTGTTAAACCCTCAGACATTGGTTGTTATACCTTAGGTGCATTGGATCCATTAAAAGCTATTGATACATGTATTGCTATGGGCGCATCGGTAGGCTTGGGGAGCGGTATGGCAAAGGCTCAGGAGGAAAGGGTCATTTCTACCATAGGTGACAGCACATTTTTCCATACGGGTTTGCCTGCTTTGGTGAACGCAGTATATAACAGGAGCAAACTCACACTCATCGTATTGGATAACCGTATCACAGCTATGACAGGCCATCAACCTAACCCATCTACGGGTATAACAGCTTCTGGTGACATTGGTGCTCACTTGGATATAGAGCAGGTAGCTCGTGGGCTGGGTGTTGATTATGTAAAATCTGTGGATCCATACGATTTACAGGCTTTGGAAGAGGCTATTAAGGAAGCAAACGAATATACCGTGGCTGTTATTGTGGCTAAACAGCCATGTGCACTGCTAAGGCAGAGGCAACTTCAAAGAAGAGGAGAACGTGCTCCTCTGTACGCAGTAGAAGAAGAAAAATGTACTGGGTGTAGGGTGTGTGTGAACCTGCTGGGTTGCCCAGCCTTGGTTTTCGACCGAGACAAAAAGAAAGTTTCCATTGACGAAGATCTTTGTGCGGGTTGTTCTGCCTGCGCACAAGTGTGCCCTTACAATGCCATTTACGAGAAGAGCATTGAAGGGGAGAAGAACTTTGATGTTGTGAGTGACGAATCGAGAGCGAGGTGGCAGCAGTGGTATACAACATTGTTTTAA